A window from Neorhizobium sp. NCHU2750 encodes these proteins:
- a CDS encoding ABC transporter ATP-binding protein produces the protein MSADKTVPLQAGPLLDVRGLQIKARTHSGLVPLVRDIDFSLDAGETLALVGESGSGKSLTALSIIDLLPTGVIRTAGTIRFGNLAIETLPQSRLRALRGKEIAVVFQDPQSSLNPAFTVGQQLADALRAHLPMSKTDAMRRATELLDLVRIPSASARVHSYPHEMSGGQRQRVAIAMALACSPKLLIADEPTTALDVTVQAQIMRLLADLRQELGLAVLMISHNLDLVSEICHRVAVMQNGEIIEQKEAARLFASPEQPYTKMLLDCIPRLSDPIIKPVRMSAPPTALQLENIDKSFTLRGGFFSKWIGKSQQLKALDNISLTVNEGEILGIVGESGSGKSTLGRIIARLATPSGGLLKFAGENLPASKARQAKLDVQMIFQDSASSLNPRKRVKHILGEALKAAGVPKENRKSEIQGLLRRCGLSEMMGERFPHALSGGQRQRVNIARAVAMKPRIIIADEPVSALDVSMQMQIIELLRKLNEETGVTLVFISHDLALVRKICDRVVVMNSGTIVETGDPVAVVDAPQHVYTKSLIAAVPRSQFE, from the coding sequence ATGAGCGCAGACAAGACAGTTCCCTTGCAGGCCGGGCCGCTATTGGATGTTCGCGGGCTACAGATCAAGGCGCGTACCCATTCGGGATTGGTCCCGCTCGTCAGGGACATCGACTTTTCCCTCGATGCGGGCGAGACGCTGGCCCTGGTCGGAGAATCCGGGTCGGGCAAGAGCCTGACCGCACTCAGCATCATCGACCTGCTGCCGACGGGCGTGATCCGGACGGCGGGGACAATCCGCTTCGGCAACCTCGCCATCGAGACATTGCCACAAAGCCGGTTGCGTGCCCTCCGTGGCAAGGAGATCGCCGTCGTCTTTCAGGATCCGCAAAGCTCGCTCAATCCGGCTTTCACGGTCGGACAGCAGTTGGCCGACGCGCTGCGCGCGCATCTGCCGATGAGCAAGACAGACGCGATGCGTCGAGCCACCGAGCTCCTCGATCTGGTCCGCATACCGTCCGCTTCCGCCCGCGTGCATTCCTATCCGCACGAGATGTCGGGCGGGCAGCGGCAACGTGTTGCGATCGCCATGGCATTGGCCTGCAGCCCGAAACTGCTGATCGCCGACGAGCCGACCACGGCACTCGACGTTACCGTGCAAGCGCAGATCATGAGGCTCTTGGCAGATCTTCGCCAGGAGCTTGGTCTTGCGGTATTGATGATCAGCCACAATCTGGATCTGGTCTCCGAAATCTGCCATCGGGTCGCCGTGATGCAGAATGGCGAGATCATCGAGCAGAAGGAGGCGGCAAGGCTCTTTGCGTCGCCCGAGCAGCCCTATACCAAAATGCTGCTCGACTGCATTCCCCGCCTGTCGGATCCGATCATCAAGCCGGTGCGGATGTCGGCGCCGCCGACTGCGCTGCAACTGGAGAACATCGACAAGAGCTTTACACTTCGCGGTGGCTTTTTCTCGAAATGGATCGGCAAGTCACAGCAGTTGAAGGCACTGGACAATATCAGCCTGACCGTCAACGAGGGTGAAATTCTCGGCATCGTCGGTGAGAGCGGCAGCGGGAAATCGACGCTCGGCAGGATCATCGCCCGCCTCGCGACCCCAAGCGGCGGCTTGCTGAAATTTGCCGGCGAGAATTTACCTGCCAGCAAGGCCCGCCAAGCGAAGCTCGACGTCCAGATGATCTTTCAGGACTCCGCTTCATCCCTCAATCCACGCAAGAGAGTGAAGCATATCCTTGGCGAGGCTCTCAAGGCTGCCGGAGTGCCGAAGGAAAACCGCAAATCCGAAATTCAGGGCCTTTTGAGACGCTGCGGGCTTTCTGAGATGATGGGCGAACGGTTCCCGCACGCACTTTCCGGCGGCCAGCGCCAGCGCGTGAATATTGCGCGTGCGGTTGCGATGAAGCCCAGGATCATCATTGCCGATGAGCCTGTTTCGGCGCTCGACGTGTCGATGCAGATGCAGATCATCGAGCTTCTGCGAAAGCTGAACGAGGAGACCGGTGTCACCCTGGTCTTCATCAGCCATGACCTGGCCCTGGTCCGCAAGATCTGCGATCGGGTGGTCGTCATGAATTCCGGGACGATCGTTGAAACCGGCGATCCCGTCGCCGTGGTCGACGCTCCGCAGCACGTCTACACGAAGTCGCTCATCGCAGCAGTGCCCAGGTCACAATTTGAATAA
- a CDS encoding bifunctional aconitate hydratase 2/2-methylisocitrate dehydratase gives MNLYLDYLAEIKSRETQGLAPKPIDDGALVAEIIKLIEDAGSEHRKDALHFFIYNTLPGTTSAAGVKAAFLKKIILGETIVPEITPKFALELLSHMKGGPSVKVLLDIALGDAPAIAAQAGEVLKTQVFLYDADMFRLRDAYKAGNAVAKGVLESYAKAEFFTKLPDVEDEIKIVTFIAAEGDISTDLLSPGNQAHSRSDRQLHGQCMITPEAQAEIVALQKQHPDKRVMMIAEKGTMGVGSSRMSGVNNVALWTGKQASPYVPFVNVAPIVAGTNGISPIFATTVDVTGGIGLNLKNWVKKTGEDGKPILNNEGNPILDQKFSVETGTVLKIDAKTKKLRDENGEELVDIASSFTPQKMEFMKAGSSYAIVFGKKLQTFAAQALGVEPTPVFAPNKEIAIEGQGLTAVEKIFNRNAVGVTPGKILHAGSDVRVKVNIVGSQDTTGLMTAQELEAMAATVISPLVDGAYQSGCHTASVWDKKAQANIPKLMSFMNNFGVITARDPKGVYHSMTDVIHKVLNDITVDDWAIIIGGDSHTRMSKGVAFGADSGTVALALATGEATMPIPQSVKVTFKGTMHPYMDFRDVVHATQAQMLKQCGDNVFQGRIIEVHIGTLLADQAFTFTDWTAEMKAKASICITEDETLIESLEIAKSRIQIMIDKGMDNAAATLKGLIDKADQRIAEIRSGEKPALSPDENAKYFAEVVVDLDIIDEPMIADPDVNNADVSRRYTHDTIRPVSYYGGTKKVDLGFVGSCMVHKGDMKIVAQMLKNLEKDTGKVEFKAPLVVAAPTYNIIDELKAEGDWEILQKYSGFEFDDLKPKTTNRTEYENILYLERPGCNLCMGNQEKAEKGDTVLATSTRLFQGRVVEDTAEKKGESLLASTPVVVLSAILGRTPSAEEYKAAVEGIDLTKFAPPKAAPIDSLSVQY, from the coding sequence ATGAACCTTTACTTGGACTACCTGGCTGAGATCAAAAGCAGAGAAACTCAAGGGCTCGCGCCGAAGCCGATCGATGACGGCGCGCTTGTCGCCGAGATCATCAAGCTGATCGAGGATGCGGGCAGCGAGCATCGGAAAGATGCCCTGCATTTCTTCATCTACAATACGTTGCCGGGTACGACCAGCGCAGCGGGCGTGAAGGCGGCATTCCTCAAGAAAATCATTCTCGGCGAGACCATCGTCCCCGAGATCACTCCCAAATTCGCTCTCGAACTTCTTTCCCATATGAAGGGCGGACCGTCGGTGAAGGTTCTTCTCGACATCGCCCTTGGCGATGCGCCGGCAATTGCCGCGCAGGCAGGAGAGGTCCTGAAGACCCAGGTCTTCCTTTACGATGCCGACATGTTCCGCTTGCGCGATGCCTACAAGGCAGGCAACGCCGTCGCGAAGGGCGTGCTGGAGAGCTATGCCAAGGCCGAGTTCTTCACCAAGCTTCCCGATGTCGAGGACGAGATCAAGATCGTCACCTTCATCGCCGCCGAAGGCGATATCTCGACGGACCTTCTGTCTCCCGGCAATCAGGCGCATTCGCGGTCGGACCGTCAGTTGCACGGCCAGTGCATGATCACGCCGGAAGCGCAGGCGGAGATCGTCGCGCTACAGAAGCAGCATCCCGACAAGCGGGTGATGATGATCGCTGAAAAGGGCACGATGGGCGTGGGTTCGTCGCGCATGTCCGGCGTCAACAACGTGGCGCTTTGGACGGGCAAGCAGGCAAGCCCCTACGTCCCCTTCGTCAACGTGGCACCGATCGTTGCAGGCACCAACGGCATCTCGCCGATTTTCGCCACAACCGTGGACGTGACCGGCGGTATCGGCCTTAACCTGAAGAACTGGGTGAAGAAGACCGGCGAAGACGGCAAGCCGATCCTGAACAACGAAGGCAATCCGATCCTCGACCAGAAGTTCTCGGTCGAGACCGGAACTGTTCTGAAGATCGACGCCAAGACCAAGAAGCTGCGTGACGAGAATGGCGAGGAACTGGTGGATATCGCCTCCTCCTTCACGCCGCAGAAGATGGAGTTCATGAAGGCGGGCAGCTCCTACGCCATCGTTTTCGGCAAGAAGCTCCAGACCTTCGCCGCCCAGGCGCTCGGCGTCGAGCCGACGCCGGTATTTGCGCCGAACAAGGAAATTGCCATCGAAGGTCAGGGCCTCACTGCCGTCGAAAAGATCTTCAACCGCAACGCGGTGGGCGTTACGCCGGGCAAGATCCTGCATGCAGGTTCGGACGTTCGCGTGAAGGTCAACATCGTCGGCTCGCAGGATACGACCGGCCTGATGACAGCGCAGGAGCTCGAGGCGATGGCGGCAACCGTCATCTCGCCGCTGGTTGACGGCGCCTATCAGTCGGGCTGCCATACGGCATCCGTCTGGGACAAGAAGGCCCAGGCGAATATTCCGAAGCTGATGTCCTTCATGAACAATTTCGGCGTCATCACCGCGCGTGACCCGAAAGGCGTGTACCATTCGATGACGGACGTCATCCATAAGGTGCTCAACGACATCACCGTGGATGATTGGGCGATCATCATCGGCGGCGACAGCCACACGCGCATGTCCAAGGGCGTGGCCTTCGGTGCCGACTCCGGCACGGTGGCATTGGCACTGGCAACCGGCGAGGCGACCATGCCGATCCCGCAGTCGGTCAAGGTGACCTTCAAGGGCACGATGCATCCGTACATGGACTTCCGCGACGTTGTCCATGCAACGCAGGCGCAGATGCTCAAGCAGTGTGGCGACAACGTCTTCCAGGGCCGTATCATCGAAGTGCATATCGGTACGCTGCTGGCCGACCAGGCCTTCACCTTCACCGACTGGACGGCTGAAATGAAGGCCAAGGCCTCGATCTGTATCACCGAGGACGAGACGCTGATCGAGTCGCTCGAAATCGCCAAGTCGCGCATCCAGATCATGATCGACAAGGGCATGGACAATGCCGCGGCTACACTGAAGGGCCTGATCGACAAGGCTGACCAGCGCATCGCCGAAATCCGTTCGGGTGAAAAGCCTGCGCTCTCTCCGGATGAGAATGCGAAATATTTCGCCGAGGTGGTAGTTGATCTCGACATTATCGACGAGCCGATGATCGCCGATCCCGATGTCAACAATGCCGATGTCTCCAGGCGCTATACCCACGACACGATCCGCCCCGTTTCCTATTATGGCGGCACCAAGAAGGTCGATCTCGGCTTTGTCGGTTCGTGCATGGTGCATAAGGGCGATATGAAGATCGTCGCACAGATGCTCAAGAACCTGGAAAAGGATACGGGCAAGGTGGAATTCAAGGCGCCGCTCGTCGTCGCGGCTCCGACCTACAACATCATCGACGAATTGAAGGCCGAAGGGGATTGGGAAATCCTCCAGAAGTATTCGGGCTTCGAGTTCGATGACCTGAAGCCGAAGACCACCAATCGCACCGAATACGAGAACATCCTGTACCTCGAGCGGCCGGGCTGCAATCTCTGCATGGGCAACCAGGAAAAGGCGGAGAAGGGCGATACCGTACTGGCCACCTCGACTCGTCTATTCCAGGGGCGCGTCGTAGAAGACACCGCTGAAAAGAAGGGAGAATCGCTTCTCGCCTCGACGCCGGTAGTGGTCCTGTCGGCGATTCTTGGAAGGACGCCGAGCGCGGAAGAGTACAAGGCAGCGGTCGAAGGAATCGACCTCACCAAGTTCGCTCCGCCGAAGGCAGCTCCGATCGATTCCCTGTCCGTTCAATACTAA
- a CDS encoding GGDEF domain-containing protein, giving the protein MPRIIERLSLRKTALRAQVAYGCLTLLGLSLALAAALLITIASHYLHAKRSHQALRLYREVLIAANVISAERGPTNTMLGGDFAPSSEVAQRLIKFRANSNESLQRITQLDPEKGKNELLRTKTELAEARLKVDRLLARPFADRDLGMIREAISGMLNAVDAIRPLINATALETNGSGESLADQALIGQNLFEIRDFAGRLGSILTPYIAKRAAITADDQKRLQQTFGRIRQLWELTRPHLERYPSLSKSIADVEVIFFGDGMDIVDRLEREAATGNFSFTTATMTDAIVPTFAPLEQIRLSYLNLMLEKADRELHSASLWFFWVAVLTVLIVLIDVVLLVGTQRMIFEPLLKARDHIVLLAEDRELDTDLPPEKGRAEIEEVFTALNVLRAKLLERQQLTAQLMFQATTDGLTGLLNRRSFDQRFSPSRDGVVAKPDVGLIIVDIDRFKSINDTYGHATGDTVLKSVAQLLSRNVRSGDIVARFGGEEFAILIENANIEVLRRVAESLREAIADTGITISPDQTLNVTASFGVAKSRPGRSSDDLFRAADKALYAAKSAGRNCVCLEAPISIEKDAKAERPHQSNGS; this is encoded by the coding sequence GTGCCGCGTATCATCGAAAGATTATCGCTTCGGAAAACTGCACTGCGCGCGCAAGTGGCCTATGGCTGCCTTACTCTTCTTGGCTTGTCACTGGCGCTTGCCGCAGCGCTCTTGATCACGATAGCAAGCCATTATCTGCATGCGAAGCGCAGCCATCAAGCGCTTAGGCTCTATCGTGAAGTCCTGATCGCAGCCAACGTCATATCAGCCGAGCGTGGCCCCACGAACACGATGCTTGGAGGGGATTTTGCCCCAAGTTCGGAAGTAGCACAGCGCCTGATAAAGTTCCGAGCCAATAGCAATGAAAGTCTGCAGCGCATCACCCAGCTTGACCCGGAGAAGGGGAAGAATGAACTGTTGCGAACCAAGACCGAGCTTGCGGAGGCGAGGCTGAAGGTCGACAGACTTCTTGCTCGACCTTTCGCGGACCGAGACCTGGGAATGATCCGCGAAGCGATCAGCGGAATGCTCAATGCCGTCGATGCCATTCGCCCGCTTATCAATGCGACCGCACTGGAAACGAATGGCAGTGGCGAGAGCTTGGCGGATCAGGCGCTGATCGGCCAGAATCTCTTCGAAATCCGAGATTTTGCCGGCCGCCTCGGTTCGATCCTGACGCCCTATATCGCCAAACGCGCAGCCATTACCGCCGACGATCAAAAGAGACTGCAACAGACCTTCGGCCGAATTCGTCAGCTGTGGGAATTAACGAGACCACATCTGGAACGATATCCGTCGCTTTCCAAGTCCATTGCCGATGTCGAAGTCATCTTTTTCGGCGATGGGATGGATATCGTCGACCGCCTGGAAAGGGAGGCGGCAACCGGAAACTTCTCGTTCACGACAGCGACGATGACCGATGCCATTGTGCCGACTTTCGCACCGCTCGAGCAAATTCGCCTCTCTTACCTCAATCTGATGCTGGAAAAGGCAGATCGTGAGCTGCATTCGGCCTCGCTTTGGTTCTTCTGGGTCGCTGTCCTCACAGTACTCATCGTGCTCATCGACGTCGTGCTCTTGGTTGGCACGCAAAGAATGATATTCGAGCCTCTGCTGAAAGCGCGTGACCATATTGTTCTGCTGGCGGAGGATCGAGAACTCGATACCGATCTGCCCCCCGAAAAAGGTAGGGCCGAGATCGAGGAAGTATTCACGGCGCTCAACGTCCTGCGAGCAAAGCTCCTGGAGCGACAGCAACTGACCGCGCAGCTTATGTTTCAAGCGACGACGGACGGTCTGACCGGGCTGCTGAACCGCCGCAGCTTCGATCAGAGGTTTTCCCCCTCTCGCGATGGAGTTGTTGCTAAGCCAGATGTCGGCCTGATTATCGTGGACATAGACCGGTTCAAAAGCATCAATGATACCTACGGCCATGCCACTGGTGACACCGTACTGAAGTCGGTTGCCCAGCTTCTTTCCCGCAATGTGCGCTCAGGCGATATCGTCGCGCGGTTCGGAGGAGAGGAGTTCGCAATATTGATCGAAAACGCAAATATCGAAGTGCTGAGACGCGTCGCCGAATCTCTTCGCGAAGCGATAGCCGATACAGGGATAACCATCAGCCCCGATCAGACATTGAATGTGACTGCCAGCTTTGGAGTCGCGAAAAGCAGGCCGGGCAGAAGCTCCGACGACCTGTTTCGTGCCGCCGACAAGGCTCTGTATGCAGCCAAGTCCGCTGGCCGCAATTGCGTCTGCCTTGAAGCACCGATCTCCATAGAAAAGGACGCAAAAGCTGAGAGGCCGCATCAATCGAACGGATCATAA
- a CDS encoding ABC transporter substrate-binding protein produces the protein MGAVIFAPSSEAQAAAPAACADLQAKYPSLKGKTLVNAINPHTPGYEALDPNDPTKYVGFDIDLGEAIGDCLGFKVEYKSVTFAALLTTLQAGQADIVISDIYATKDRAKAGDFITYLKVYDGVLVAKGNPKKIDGINKSLCGTVAAENTGYVEVPLIQALEAECKAAGLAAPEIQLYDNNANCIQAILAGRADTYINDVNTVDGAVKAYPDKLEKATAVTLPYSVGIAVPLGKHDFRAAIMAALTEIQKSGQQVEMMKKWNLPEAQMEEPKLVLAD, from the coding sequence ATGGGTGCTGTAATCTTCGCGCCATCGTCGGAGGCCCAGGCCGCAGCACCGGCTGCCTGCGCCGACCTGCAGGCAAAATATCCGTCGTTGAAGGGCAAGACGCTGGTCAACGCCATCAATCCGCATACGCCGGGCTACGAAGCGCTCGATCCGAACGATCCGACCAAATATGTCGGCTTCGACATCGATCTTGGCGAGGCGATCGGTGATTGCCTCGGGTTCAAGGTGGAATACAAGTCTGTCACCTTCGCCGCACTTTTGACGACGCTGCAGGCCGGCCAGGCGGATATCGTCATTTCCGATATCTACGCCACCAAGGATCGCGCCAAGGCCGGCGACTTCATCACTTATCTGAAGGTCTATGACGGCGTTCTCGTCGCCAAGGGCAATCCGAAGAAGATCGATGGCATCAACAAGTCGCTCTGCGGCACGGTTGCCGCTGAGAACACTGGCTATGTCGAGGTACCGCTGATCCAGGCACTGGAGGCGGAATGCAAGGCAGCCGGACTGGCGGCGCCTGAAATCCAGCTCTACGACAACAATGCCAACTGCATCCAGGCGATCCTGGCCGGCCGCGCCGACACCTATATCAACGACGTCAACACCGTCGATGGTGCGGTCAAGGCCTATCCTGACAAGCTGGAAAAGGCGACGGCCGTCACCTTGCCCTACTCGGTCGGCATCGCCGTGCCGCTCGGCAAGCATGACTTCCGCGCAGCGATCATGGCGGCCCTCACTGAAATCCAAAAGTCCGGCCAGCAGGTCGAGATGATGAAGAAGTGGAACCTTCCGGAAGCCCAGATGGAAGAGCCTAAGCTCGTTCTGGCCGACTGA
- a CDS encoding amino acid ABC transporter permease/ATP-binding protein has translation MDLFLHYLSQPYLMTGIVYTLLITCYGLAGGAVMGIVLAAMQLSRFRMLAVIARAYAIIFRGTPLILQMIFCYNALPMIGIRLTAIEAASLALALNEAPFIAEIIRANVIAVDRGQIAAGQALGMRPLAIMLRIVVPQAFRTMVPGLGNEAVSALKNSSLASVVSVQELTLRSTQLASSTFDFFSIFFASGLMYLVLTGAIAVIQLVVEATLDLEKQKNGSSLERLLPWRRAETVEDLPADPVPPVVAVEVPLPPATVKASRPLDKEKRWAALTTSRAAVDIRDLRKSYSGRTVLGGLSLDVRIGEVVALLGPSGSGKSTLLRCINHLETWDSGVIEVLGRRIGTGADGKPLSPRAIANERASVGVGMVFQNFNLFGHLTARENIAGPLRWVQGLSVSEAGRRADELLARVGLSHRADALPRHMSGGQQQRVAIARALAPNPAILLLDEPTSALDPELVSEVLEVIRRLAVEDGLTMVISTHQIGFARDVADRAVFLAEGVIVEQGAADEMLVRPKNPRTAQFLQIMEDEAGQTV, from the coding sequence ATGGATCTCTTCCTTCATTATCTCAGCCAGCCCTACCTGATGACCGGCATCGTCTATACGCTGCTGATCACCTGTTATGGGCTCGCCGGCGGTGCCGTCATGGGTATCGTGCTTGCCGCCATGCAACTCAGCCGCTTTCGCATGCTGGCAGTCATTGCGCGCGCTTACGCAATCATCTTTCGCGGCACGCCGCTGATCCTGCAGATGATCTTCTGCTACAATGCCTTGCCGATGATCGGCATCCGACTCACCGCCATCGAGGCGGCAAGCCTGGCGCTCGCATTGAACGAGGCGCCGTTCATCGCCGAAATCATCCGCGCCAACGTAATTGCCGTCGATCGTGGACAGATTGCGGCAGGTCAGGCGCTCGGCATGCGGCCACTTGCGATCATGCTGCGCATCGTCGTGCCTCAGGCCTTCCGCACCATGGTGCCCGGGCTCGGCAATGAGGCGGTCAGCGCGCTGAAGAATTCTTCGCTCGCCTCGGTCGTATCGGTGCAGGAACTGACCCTGCGCAGTACCCAGCTGGCATCATCGACCTTCGACTTCTTCTCTATCTTCTTCGCCTCCGGGTTGATGTATCTGGTCCTGACAGGCGCGATTGCCGTCATCCAACTCGTCGTTGAAGCAACGCTGGACCTCGAAAAGCAGAAGAATGGCAGCAGTTTGGAGCGGCTTCTACCCTGGCGCCGGGCGGAGACTGTTGAAGATCTCCCCGCCGATCCTGTGCCCCCGGTCGTTGCTGTTGAGGTGCCGCTGCCGCCCGCAACTGTGAAAGCATCGCGCCCGCTCGACAAGGAGAAGCGTTGGGCGGCGCTCACCACCAGTCGTGCTGCAGTTGACATCCGCGATCTGCGCAAGAGCTATTCTGGTCGTACGGTATTGGGCGGACTAAGCCTCGATGTGCGCATCGGCGAGGTGGTGGCACTGCTGGGACCAAGCGGATCCGGAAAGAGCACGCTTCTGCGCTGCATCAATCACCTGGAAACCTGGGACAGCGGGGTGATCGAGGTTCTCGGGCGACGGATCGGCACCGGAGCGGACGGAAAGCCGCTTTCTCCGCGTGCGATTGCCAATGAGCGAGCCAGTGTCGGTGTCGGCATGGTATTCCAGAATTTCAATCTGTTCGGCCACCTGACGGCCAGGGAGAACATTGCAGGCCCGCTACGTTGGGTACAGGGGCTCTCGGTCAGCGAAGCGGGCCGACGGGCAGATGAACTTCTCGCCCGCGTCGGTCTTTCGCATCGGGCAGATGCCCTGCCACGTCACATGTCGGGTGGCCAGCAGCAGCGTGTCGCCATTGCCCGAGCGCTTGCGCCCAATCCCGCCATCCTGCTTCTCGACGAGCCGACCTCGGCGCTCGATCCGGAACTGGTCAGTGAGGTGCTTGAGGTGATCCGTCGGCTGGCAGTCGAGGACGGGCTGACAATGGTGATTTCCACCCACCAGATCGGCTTTGCCCGCGATGTGGCCGACCGGGCGGTGTTTCTCGCCGAAGGTGTGATTGTCGAACAGGGGGCTGCAGACGAAATGCTTGTCAGACCCAAGAACCCGCGCACCGCGCAATTCCTTCAGATCATGGAAGACGAGGCCGGCCAGACCGTATGA
- a CDS encoding acetamidase/formamidase family protein, translated as MKHYTLPVSPSTVHWGYFSKAVEPALVLKSGDRATIETLTHHANDDYERMIEGDPAAEAIFHWTKEQKTISRRGSGPTEGPFKIGAGEGVGVHLLTGPIAIEGAEPGDILEVRVLDVRPRPSCSACYAGRCFGSNAAANWGFHYHDLIEEPKPREVVTIFELDTAGEPFAKAVYNYIWTPQTDPDGIVHPTIDYPGVRVDHRLVKRRENILQNVRVPARLHFGTMGLAPAEADFVSSIPPSYTGGNIDDWRIGRGARMYYPVAVDGAYFSVGDPHAAQGDSELGGTAIETSLTGDFEFVLHKKEDLAGTILEGLSHPMLETEEQWSVYGFTYANYLESLGVNAQTEIAQHSSVDRAMRDAFRKLRRFLMTAHKLSEDEAIALMSVAADFGVTQVVDANWGVHGSIRKNVFRCY; from the coding sequence ATGAAACACTACACACTGCCAGTTTCGCCTTCCACGGTGCATTGGGGCTATTTCAGCAAGGCGGTCGAACCGGCTCTGGTGCTGAAGTCCGGTGACCGCGCGACGATCGAAACGCTCACCCATCACGCCAACGACGATTACGAGCGGATGATCGAAGGTGATCCGGCAGCGGAAGCGATCTTTCACTGGACGAAGGAACAGAAGACGATCTCGCGACGTGGTTCAGGCCCAACCGAAGGACCGTTCAAGATCGGAGCAGGCGAGGGGGTTGGTGTTCATCTTTTGACCGGTCCCATCGCCATCGAGGGCGCCGAACCGGGCGATATCCTGGAGGTGCGCGTTCTCGATGTCCGACCGCGCCCAAGCTGCAGCGCCTGCTATGCCGGTCGTTGCTTCGGCTCGAATGCAGCAGCGAACTGGGGCTTTCACTATCACGACCTGATCGAGGAGCCGAAGCCACGCGAAGTAGTAACAATCTTCGAGCTGGACACAGCCGGCGAGCCCTTTGCCAAGGCAGTCTACAATTACATCTGGACGCCGCAGACCGATCCGGACGGCATCGTCCATCCGACCATCGATTATCCCGGTGTTCGGGTCGATCATCGGTTGGTCAAACGGCGTGAAAATATCCTGCAAAATGTGCGCGTTCCTGCACGCCTGCATTTCGGCACGATGGGCCTGGCGCCGGCCGAAGCCGATTTCGTCAGCTCCATCCCCCCTTCCTATACAGGCGGCAATATTGATGACTGGCGGATCGGCCGCGGTGCACGCATGTATTACCCGGTCGCCGTCGACGGCGCCTATTTCTCCGTCGGTGATCCCCATGCGGCACAGGGCGATAGCGAACTCGGCGGCACGGCGATCGAGACATCGCTGACCGGGGATTTCGAATTCGTCCTGCACAAAAAGGAGGATCTGGCCGGCACGATCCTCGAAGGGTTGTCGCATCCGATGCTGGAAACCGAGGAGCAGTGGTCGGTCTATGGCTTTACCTACGCCAACTATCTCGAAAGCCTCGGTGTCAACGCGCAAACGGAAATCGCCCAGCATTCCAGCGTCGACCGTGCAATGCGCGATGCATTTCGCAAGCTCCGCCGCTTCCTGATGACCGCGCATAAACTCAGCGAGGACGAGGCGATCGCATTGATGTCGGTCGCGGCTGATTTCGGTGTGACGCAGGTGGTCGACGCCAATTGGGGCGTTCACGGATCGATCCGTAAGAACGTATTCCGATGCTATTGA